A DNA window from Ahaetulla prasina isolate Xishuangbanna chromosome 7, ASM2864084v1, whole genome shotgun sequence contains the following coding sequences:
- the TSPAN9 gene encoding tetraspanin-9 isoform X3 — protein MARGCLCCLKYMMFLFNLIFWLCGCGLLGVGIWLSVSQGNFATFSPTFPSLSAANLVIAIGTIVMVTAFLGCLGAIKENKCLLLSFFVVLLIILLAELILLILFFVYMDKVSESAKQDLKEGLKLYNTENNVGLKNAWNIIQAEMHCCGVTDYRDWYPVLGDNVVPDRCCMENSQDCGRNSNNTSLVWKTGCYEKVMTWFEDNKHIPGAVGMCLLIIQILGMAFSMTLFQQIHRTGKKYDA, from the exons ctgTGCGGCTGTGGGCTCCTGGGCGTGGGAATATGGCTCTCAGTATCCCAAGGAAACTTCGCCACGTTTTCACCCACGTTCCCGTCGCTTTCGGCTGCCAACCTGGTCATCGCCATTGGGACCATTGTCATGGTGACAGCTTTCCTAGGCTGTTTGGGTGCCATCAAAGAAAACAAGTGCCTACTTTTAAGC TTTTTTGTCGTTCTGCTGATCATTCTCCTGGCTGAACTGATATTACTGATTTTGTTCTTTGTTTATATGGACAAG GTGAGTGAAAGTGCAAAACAGGACCTGAAGGAAGGCCTCAAGCTGTATAACACAGAAAATAACGTGGGGCTGAAGAACGCATGGAATATCATTCAAGCAGAG ATGCACTGCTGTGGGGTAACTGATTATAGAGACTGGTATCCCGTATTGGGTGATAACGTCGTCCCTGACAGATGTTGCATGGAAAATTCCCAAGATTGTGGTCGGAATTCCAACAACACGAGTTTGGTGTGGAAAACG ggCTGCTACGAGAAGGTCATGACGTGGTTTGAAGATAACAAGCATATCCCGGGGGCCGTTGGGATGTGTCTCCTCATAATACAG ATTCTTGGCATGGCCTTTTCCATGACTCTCTTCCAGCAGATTCATAGGACTGGTAAAAAATACGATGCctaa